CTGTCGCGCCACAACGTCTGGCATACCGCGAGACACTCGTCGAGCAGACGACCGCGGTCCTCGAACCGAACGCCGGCGGCGTCGTACTCCTCCCGCTGCCAGCCGACACCCACGCCGAGGTCGAGCCGTCCCCCGGACAGCACGTCCAGCGTCGCGGCTGACTTTGCCAGCACCGCGGGGCGCCGCAGCGCAGCCTGGAGGATGCCGGTGCCCAGCCGTACCCGGCTCGTCCGACCGGCGAGGAGGGCCAGCAGCGTCATCGGCTCGAGCCAGTACCCATCGGGTCCGGTGGGCTGCCGCCCGCCGGCGATGCCCCCGAGCTCGCTGCGACCGTACTGCTCGAGGTTCTCGCCGAAGACGACGTGATCGGACACGAGGACGCGGTCGATCCCGGCTCGGTCCGCCGTGACCGCCATATCGACCAGAGCGGACCAGTCGTGGCGCGGCGCGGCGGAGAAGCTGGTGAGGCGGAGAACGAGGCTGGGTCTCATGGCGGAGGACCTACCGGAACTATAGGTCGCGCATCCGGGCGTCTCGGCGCCGTTGGATCATGACCCACGAGGTAATCGACCCGCGGCCGGTCGGGGTGCACACTCAGTGTCGTGACCACTGACCACCGGCCCGACGACAACCGAGTGTTGCGCCTCGTACTGCCGCTGGACACCGCCGCGTCGGGAGCGTTCGTCCTGCTCGCCCTGGCGGCCGTGCCGACGCTGTCCCTGCTGGATGTGTCGGCCGGCGTCGTGAGGCTGGTCGGGCTGGCGTTCATCGCTTACGCCCTGGCCCTCGCGGCGATGGGCGCGGTCACGGCATGGACCCTGATCTCGTCGATGGCTCATGGTCGGTACGACCTTCCGGCGCGGCTCTGGCTGCCGTTGCCCCGGGCGGCACAGCCCTTCCCCGGCGGGAGGACGGACAGCCCCGGCGTGGACGTGGTGCCTGGGCCGGGCGCCGGCCACGACCGATCGGTGCCGAGCGGCACCCGTCGCCGGCTCGATCGGGGCGCCGCCGGGCCGTAGGCTGTGGAGTCACCTCCTACCAGGGGAGCTGGGACGACGAAGGAGCTGGGGAAGGAGTCTGCGGCGTGACGACCTCGAACCACGGCGCACCTGGCGCAGGTGGCGCATCGCCGCTGGCGACCGCCTCGGGAGCCGCGCCAGGCCGGGGACGGCTGACGGGGCGCTGCGTGTTGATCGTTGGCGGGGGGCAGCACGACTACGGGCTGGCGAGTCCCCCGATCGGCAACGGGCGGGCGATGGCCACGCTGTTCGCCCGCGAGGGAGCTGCGGTGGCGGTCGCTGACATCGACCGCGGGAGCGCCGAGCGCACGGCCGAGCTCGTCCGACGCGAGGGGACGCCGGCGGCCGTGCTGGTGGGTGACGCGGCCGACGAGGCCTCGGTGGCATCGATGTTCAGCGACGCGCGCGACGCCCTCGGTGGTCTCGACGGCGCCGTGCTCAATGTCGGAATCGGCGCCGGCATGTTCCTCCGGGGCACGACCGCCGACGACTGGGACCGGGTGATGGCGGTCAACGCCCGCTCCCAGTTCCTCGGCTGCAAGTACGCCCTCGAGATCATGGCGGCCGGAGCGGTGGTCCTGATCGGCTCGGTCGGGGCCCGGGAGGTCTTGCCCTTTCCTGCATACGGTGCGTCCAAGGCTGCGCTGGAGTCCTTGTGCCGCCAGGCCGCGGTCGAAGGAGCGCCCGCGATCCGCTTCAACCTGGTGGTGCCGGGCCTGATCGACACCTCTCTCGGTCGGCAGGCGTCCCAGATCAGCGCCCGGCGTGAGCAGGTGAGGATTCCGGCCGGGCGCCAGGGCACGGCGTGGGAAGTCGCCTACACGGCCCTGTTCCTGCTGGGGGAGGAGTCCTCGTATATCACCGGCCAGAGCGTGATCGTCGATGGCGGCTTGACGATCGCCCCCCGAAGCTGACGGCGATGAGACGGACCACGACGGGGCTCAGCATGGCTCTCGCTGTGTCGGTCGTCGCGGGGCTGCTGACCACGGCGATGCCTGCCGCAGGGGCTGGGCCGGGAGACCGGCCGGGCGACAGGGCGCCGACCATGAGTGACGGGTACGGCATCCACGTCACGGCTGAGCGGCAGATCGACCCGCGGCTGCTGGCCGTGACGGTGACAACCCCAGCCCTCCCCGGCCCGGCCAACATCGGTGTCCTTCTGCCCTCCGAGTACGCCGCTCATCCCGGGCGCCGGTACCCGGTGCTGTACCTCCTGCACGGCACCAGCGGCGGCGCGTCCGACTGGACGACCATGGGGGACGCGGAGCGGACCACCGCCGGCCTGCCCGTGATCGTCGTCATGCCCGACATCGCCCTCGGCGACGGCGGTGGAGGATGGTGCACGAACTGGTACAACGGCGGCGCCTACGGTCGCCCGGAGTGGGAGACCTTCCACATATCCCAGCTGATCCCCTGGGTCGACCACGGCCTCCGCACGATCGGTGCGAGACGGGGCCGGGCGATCGCCGGGCTCTCCCAGGGCGGGTTCTGCTCAATGAGCTACGCGGCTCGCCATCCGGACCTGTTCGGCACGGCGCTCGCCTACTCGGGGGCCCCCGACATCGCAGCGAGCCCCGATGTCGAGGTCGGCAGCACGGCGATCATCAACGCCACCGAGGTCGGGCTGGACCGCGTGCCACCGAACTCGATGTTCGGCGACCGGGTGACCCAGGAGGTGAACTGGGCCGACCACGACGCCGCCACCCTCGCCCAGAACCTGAGGAGCACCGACCTGTCGATGTACTTCGGCAACGGCGAGCCCGGCCCCTTGGACCCCTCCCCGGTCAACCCATCGGGCAGTGGCATCGAGGCTGCGGTGGCAAGGGACAATGTCGACTTCCACGACCGCCTCGGGTCGCTCGGCATCCCCAGTTATTACGACGCCTACGGTCCCG
This portion of the Acidimicrobiales bacterium genome encodes:
- a CDS encoding TIGR03619 family F420-dependent LLM class oxidoreductase is translated as MRPSLVLRLTSFSAAPRHDWSALVDMAVTADRAGIDRVLVSDHVVFGENLEQYGRSELGGIAGGRQPTGPDGYWLEPMTLLALLAGRTSRVRLGTGILQAALRRPAVLAKSAATLDVLSGGRLDLGVGVGWQREEYDAAGVRFEDRGRLLDECLAVCQTLWRDSPAYRSSETLSFGPVHSFPHPVQTDGVPIWVSGTLNPRVVNRIARFGAGWIPWGDDMIDPGAAVPRLRDSLAALGRDPHGLRVLGGLRLTEGRDGRIDLDRTMEQVPGYLEAGITDFTLGGKVPRSAAEGADALPAVVEAFRAAAGA
- a CDS encoding SDR family oxidoreductase gives rise to the protein MTTSNHGAPGAGGASPLATASGAAPGRGRLTGRCVLIVGGGQHDYGLASPPIGNGRAMATLFAREGAAVAVADIDRGSAERTAELVRREGTPAAVLVGDAADEASVASMFSDARDALGGLDGAVLNVGIGAGMFLRGTTADDWDRVMAVNARSQFLGCKYALEIMAAGAVVLIGSVGAREVLPFPAYGASKAALESLCRQAAVEGAPAIRFNLVVPGLIDTSLGRQASQISARREQVRIPAGRQGTAWEVAYTALFLLGEESSYITGQSVIVDGGLTIAPRS
- a CDS encoding alpha/beta hydrolase family protein codes for the protein MRRTTTGLSMALAVSVVAGLLTTAMPAAGAGPGDRPGDRAPTMSDGYGIHVTAERQIDPRLLAVTVTTPALPGPANIGVLLPSEYAAHPGRRYPVLYLLHGTSGGASDWTTMGDAERTTAGLPVIVVMPDIALGDGGGGWCTNWYNGGAYGRPEWETFHISQLIPWVDHGLRTIGARRGRAIAGLSQGGFCSMSYAARHPDLFGTALAYSGAPDIAASPDVEVGSTAIINATEVGLDRVPPNSMFGDRVTQEVNWADHDAATLAQNLRSTDLSMYFGNGEPGPLDPSPVNPSGSGIEAAVARDNVDFHDRLGSLGIPSYYDAYGPGTHTWPYWARDLRESIPSIMDDFAHPPAPPSRITYTIADQHYSIYGWDVTMHRPAMEFSTLEGADAGGFALAGSGSGSVTTPASYRPGTRYSVMLRGDTLEPTTVTRVADSRGRLHLDVPLGPGNPFQQDTAAAAAAGTKVYTTTVRIQPLPTNRSN